The Nocardioides salarius genome includes a region encoding these proteins:
- a CDS encoding gamma-glutamylcyclotransferase: MSLYAAYGTNLDPARMGERCPHSPLRTTGWLGGWRLTFGGEEHGWDGALPTLVQDPFEQVFVALYDVTPEDARLLDSLESADSGLYRKTKVRVSTMNGEEVAWTYVLDAYEGGLPSALHLGVLADAAEAAAAPDDYVAALRRRPCRSTGL, from the coding sequence GTGAGCCTCTACGCCGCCTACGGCACCAACCTCGACCCGGCCCGCATGGGCGAGCGCTGCCCGCACTCGCCGCTGCGCACCACCGGCTGGCTCGGAGGGTGGCGCCTGACCTTCGGCGGGGAGGAGCACGGCTGGGACGGCGCGCTGCCCACGCTGGTCCAGGATCCCTTCGAGCAGGTCTTCGTGGCCCTCTACGACGTGACGCCCGAGGACGCCAGGCTGTTGGACTCCCTGGAGTCCGCCGACTCCGGGCTCTACCGCAAGACCAAGGTGCGGGTCTCGACGATGAACGGCGAGGAGGTCGCCTGGACCTACGTCCTCGACGCCTACGAGGGCGGGCTGCCCTCGGCGCTGCACCTGGGCGTGCTGGCCGACGCCGCGGAGGCGGCCGCCGCCCCCGACGACTACGTCGCGGCGCTGCGCCGGCGGCCCTGCCGCTCGACGGGCCTCTGA
- a CDS encoding purine-nucleoside phosphorylase, translated as MNPSDTPTDTPGETPSDTPYDLAQAAARRLAELTGVERHDVALVLGSGWLPAVDALGEATAEIETTDLPGFSAAAVAGHAGKIRSVRSGERNLLVFLSRTHYYEGRGVAAVVHPVRTAAAAGCSTIVLTNGCGGLNEAWTPGTPVLIKDHLNLTGRSPIVGATFVDLTDLYSARLRALCKEVDETLDEGVYAQFPGPHYETPAEVRMAGVLGADLVGMSTTLEAIAAREAGMEVLGISLVTNLAAGISDQPLDHQEVIEAGRAAAERMGSLLGRLVPRV; from the coding sequence GTGAACCCCAGCGACACGCCCACCGACACGCCCGGCGAGACCCCCAGCGACACGCCGTACGACCTCGCCCAGGCGGCCGCGCGGCGCCTCGCCGAGCTGACCGGCGTCGAGCGCCACGACGTCGCGCTCGTGCTCGGCTCGGGCTGGCTGCCCGCCGTCGACGCGCTGGGCGAGGCGACCGCCGAGATCGAGACCACCGACCTGCCCGGCTTCAGCGCCGCGGCGGTGGCCGGCCACGCGGGCAAGATCCGCTCGGTGCGCTCCGGCGAGCGCAACCTGCTGGTCTTCCTCTCGCGCACCCACTACTACGAGGGCCGCGGCGTCGCCGCGGTCGTGCACCCGGTGCGCACCGCGGCCGCAGCCGGCTGCTCGACCATCGTGCTGACCAACGGCTGCGGCGGCCTCAACGAGGCGTGGACACCCGGGACCCCGGTGCTCATCAAGGACCACCTCAACCTCACCGGCCGCTCCCCCATCGTCGGGGCCACCTTCGTGGACCTGACCGACCTCTACTCGGCCCGTCTGCGCGCGCTGTGCAAGGAGGTCGACGAGACCCTCGACGAGGGCGTCTACGCACAGTTCCCCGGCCCGCACTACGAGACGCCCGCCGAGGTGCGGATGGCCGGCGTGCTCGGCGCCGACCTGGTCGGGATGTCGACCACCCTTGAGGCGATCGCGGCGCGCGAGGCGGGGATGGAGGTCCTCGGCATCAGCCTGGTGACCAACCTGGCCGCCGGCATCAGCGACCAGCCCCTCGACCACCAGGAGGTCATCGAGGCCGGGCGGGCCGCGGCGGAGCGGATGGGCAGCCTGCTGGGCCGACTCGTCCCGCGGGTCTGA